CCCACGTACACCACCATGGCTAATCTCAACCTCTGCTCGAGGTCCTCCATCAACCGAGAGTGACGCACAATGCACAGATCAGCTGGGTCAACCTCCTTCTCAGCAGTGTCTTGCCATAGGAAGCCCAACGGCAGGAGGCGCGGCCACACTGGGACAACCCCAAACACTGGTGGCGGCGACGACGGAGGGGTAGGTAACCTCACTGACCCCTCCCTCCTAACTTGGCGGCGCCGCCCGCTCCCAGCGGAACACTTCAGCCAGAGCCGGCCGCTACATGTCATCCCTCGATGAGGGGCTTAGCGGGCGCTTGCACCCTTTGGAGTTGTGGCCCTCCAGACCGCACCGGAAGCACACAATGTCGTTTGTGCAGTCACGCTTGAAGTGGCCATCCTTGAGGCACCTAAAGCACTTGCCATCCATCTCCGGCAGAACCTCCCGACGCGCCGGCTCTTGAGCCCCGACTGCGAGTCAGGACTTGCCATCGCATGGTGTCGCCTCCGGAGCTCtctcctggaaggcctcaactgAACGAAGGGCGCCTCTGGCCGCGACTCGCCGTCCACCTCCGCAGACGCGGCCCGCGAGAGCCCGACGCCCCAGCTCTCTGAAAGCCCGAGGCCCGAGACCACCGTCTGCTCTGAACTCCTTCGGAACGACGACGACACTGACTGCGGACTGGAACCCATGCTTCACCGTTAGTACCACGCGAAGGAGAAGGGGGGTGGCCGTCGGCGCCGGAGTGACCGACGACGGGGCAGAGGGTGGACGCCGGCGCCGGAGTGGCGCACGGCGGGCTCGAGGGGCGGAGCGGAGAGCGGAGCTACAGAGCGAGGGTCTACAGAGCGAGCCTCCTATGGCTATGGAAAGCAGTGGTCTCTGGTCCAACACGCGCGGCTAGCTTGGGACGTGGAGTGCGGCACAAGACCATGTCTCCTGCCCCCGAAGGTTGCTCTGTTCGCTACTCGTGCTTATCTCAACATATAAGCATGCCATATTACCATACAATTATGAATGAGATAAGGCACACCTTAACTTGCAATCATACGTGAAAAAAAGATTCACCaccacatgcaaccatgcatgctTGGGAAAATATTTTACATTCTATTATTCTACTTACATTCAATAAATATAATACTTAAATACAATACTTCGAATTTTGATTCACGCGATATCAATCTAAATGTTTATATTTCATACTTCAATATCATTGAAATATATTGTAACCGATTCTCACGTTAACGCAACTGGTATCATTTAGTTTAATCGAAGAGGATGCAGACGAGCCGAATCTTGATGTACTTCCTGGTCGTGTCGCCTCAACTGTCGACTGTCTTTGTACACCAAAACAAGCACCTCGGCACCTGTGTGTACGTACCGAATCAAGCGGTCTTTGGCGCCGCGACGGCGACGCAGCTGTCGACAACGAACACGCTGACGAGCCGGATCAGCTCGCCGGTGGTCTCGGACCACGGGTCCTGCGTGAAGAACCCGTGTGGGTCGTTGGGGAAATCCACAACCTTCACCGGCTTCCCCATCCCGGCCAGCCGCTCCGCGTAGTCGACGGTGCGGTCGTGCAGCAAGTCGGTGCCGCTGGAAACGACGAGGACCGGCGGGAACTCCACCGAGCCCAGCCCAGGGCTGTCCGCCCCGAACGGGTTCGCGATCGGGTGGTCCCTGCTGGCGCCCTCCGGCAGCGAGAGCCGCCAGAATCGGTCCAGCACGGTCAGGTTGAGGAACGGCACTTCCGCCAACGGGAACTCCACCGCCTCCGACCGCGTCCGGTCCACGCCGCCGAAGAACGGCATTAGCAGGATGTAACCTTTGATCATGACAGAGTCGACGTCATCGCCGTGTTTGGGCGTGGCCGACCCGGCGCTAACGGCGAGGTGGTGCGCTAAGGTCCCGCCCGCCGAGTCACCGGTGACGAACACGCGGCCAAAGTCGGCCGCCTCGGTGAGCCACCCGTCCTCGGCGTCGGTGCTCACGGACTGTTTGCAGAGCCATTCTAAGAAGCCGGCCGCATCGTCGAGGGCCGCGGGGAGGCGGTGCTCTGGAGCGAGGCGGTACCCGGCGGAGAGCACGACGGCGCCGGCCTCCGCGGCGAGGCGGAGACAGAAGCTGTGGAAGTTTCCCCACGTGCAGGAGCCGAGACAGAAGCCCCCGCCATGGAAGTGGACGAGCACCGGCAGCTTCCGGCCGGCCTGCTCACCACCGCCCGACGGCTTGTACATGCGGACGCGGAGGTTCTTGCCCTTATCGTAGACGGCCTCCTTCCACTGCACGGAAGGGTGGTCGCAGGGGAAGGTGATGGGGCAAAACTCCGGCGGGTCCGGTGACCGGACAACGGTGCCGTCGCTGAGTACACGGAGGATGCCGTAGAGGTCCTCCACGACGTTTGTGTCGCCGGAGGCAGTCACAGCGACCGGCATGGTTGGCGTGTTCTGATGTCCGAGGCTCCGTGCGCACTTGCGGGTTGTGCAAAATATTTGCGATTAGA
Above is a window of Triticum aestivum cultivar Chinese Spring chromosome 6B, IWGSC CS RefSeq v2.1, whole genome shotgun sequence DNA encoding:
- the LOC123134556 gene encoding probable carboxylesterase 15; this encodes MPVAVTASGDTNVVEDLYGILRVLSDGTVVRSPDPPEFCPITFPCDHPSVQWKEAVYDKGKNLRVRMYKPSGGGEQAGRKLPVLVHFHGGGFCLGSCTWGNFHSFCLRLAAEAGAVVLSAGYRLAPEHRLPAALDDAAGFLEWLCKQSVSTDAEDGWLTEAADFGRVFVTGDSAGGTLAHHLAVSAGSATPKHGDDVDSVMIKGYILLMPFFGGVDRTRSEAVEFPLAEVPFLNLTVLDRFWRLSLPEGASRDHPIANPFGADSPGLGSVEFPPVLVVSSGTDLLHDRTVDYAERLAGMGKPVKVVDFPNDPHGFFTQDPWSETTGELIRLVSVFVVDSCVAVAAPKTA